A single window of Anopheles moucheti chromosome 2, idAnoMoucSN_F20_07, whole genome shotgun sequence DNA harbors:
- the LOC128298503 gene encoding C2 domain-containing protein 5 isoform X1 produces MPGKVKVKVLAGRNLPVMDRSSDTTDAFVEIKLGNVTYKTDVCRKTLNPHWNSEWYTFEVEDAELQDEPLQVRLMDYDTYTANDAIGKVYINLSPLSHSTSKSRTGKGSLMSGWLPVYDTIHGVRGEIHVIVKVDLFTDFNKFRQSSCGVLFFHSSNIPYGYSIAMYHGFVEELVVNDDPEYQWIDKIRTPRASNEARQLAFMKLSAQVQRKIGIKAMEMGANAVIGYMQCYDLEGDVGVVARGIGTAVSLTKINESFSQHIGEEILVEEHKLSGSSDFGDAPRRTIGISAEGNNHASGNSPTKLGTPIVNALLTKDSACVPICRRSSDSDLSITPKGSSCPLDKSIGIIRNYGANNGNAKSIMIMNYDMLEMLEYPFFTMTKYPAGIIRYIGATVTARSVKLLERVPNPNEPETRDSWWNEIRTEVRSHARSLGCNVILGYVEQTTIDDDICVLSATGTAAVINLQFGSDMWMADASLNASGEAGTETIGKEHMTSSLDRQDFDRECSGSREQTPNTVEGDGIYDGITGLGNKCTICHVPYSLGSVNFRINAVKCSMCKNGIVPDVLITTIEIPDGVPVSGRGSLIQAQTIRSKRDLKGEANGKEISDALPFLEYELHKLLVNKLKIKGMNAIFGLRSNITIGEKTIALIATGTGVFITALPKPLLPQIVDSSTIPDERKIQVLQKLVQDIVEQNIQAYQLQCVYDSDSEQLQTNTMGSSVREERDGKELDLVCMQKSACIFEIDDMVDLDLLSFEKESEIAPDGFYVANLQTMPGIATDVLDNVRQFQLFTQVWRAKLPYTMQLVTTRNLNQRFQGLLKLIYYKLRSMRPCVLCDLRYKLDFPEADEIQIVMSGMTLGLGDGTTRLKRKCSTQNHHTPGPSPSVHAGTVREHSVPIRSNNDDEMMFSLDEDSMDTSGPPSVPATTPVPSIVKSLKPRGTKSVTSSYHSKINRSAKMIPLKDGYGVDITTLSYIPGGKIEKYLGNLNFFFIRECTSIRETGGICGFVHSFISEVLSIVRSHVTSLGGNAMIAFYLNDLTLLDNVHKNQGQCLISVGGDVVFVSFHKDDK; encoded by the exons ATGCCAGGAAAAGTGAAGGTGAAAGTGCTTGCGGGCAGGAATCTGCCCGTAATGGACCGAAGCAGCGATACGACGGACGCGTTCGTGGAAATCAAGCTCGGTAACGTGACGTACAAAACTGATGTTTGTAGGAAAACGTTGAACCCGCACTGGAACTCGGAATGGTACACGTTTGAG GTGGAAGATGCAGAGTTGCAGGATGAACCGCTTCAGGTCCGGCTGATGGATTACGATACCTATACGGCAAATGATGCGATTGGCAAAGTGTACATTAATCTCAGCCCGCTTTCACA CTCTACTAGTAAATCCAGGACAGGGAAAGGTTCCCTTATGTCCGGTTGGTTACCGGTGTACGACACAATCCATGGAGTACGCGGGGAAATCCACGTTATTGTAAAGGTAGATCTGTTCACCGACTTTAATAAGTTTCGCCAAAGTTCTTGTGGCGTATTGTTCTTCCATT CATCCAATATACCGTATGGCTACAGCATTGCTATGTACCATGGATTCGTAGAGGAGCTAGTCGTTAATGATGATCCTGAGTATCAGTGGATTGATAAGATTCGTACACCACGTGCATCGAACGAAGCCCGTCAGCTAGCATTTATGAAGCTATCGGCACAA GTACAACGCAAAATTGGAATAAAAGCAATGGAAATGGGTGCCAACGCTGTGATAGGTTACATGCAGTGTTACGATCTGGAAGGCGATGTAGGCGTAGTGGCACGTGGCATTGGCACTGCCGTTTCGTTGACAAAGATAAACGAATCATTTTCACAGCACATTGGCGAAGAAATCCTGGTGGAAGA ACACAAACTATCAGGAAGTTCCGATTTTGGTGATGCTCCCCGAAGAACGATAGGAATTAGCGCGGAAGGGAACAACCACGCATCTGGCAACAGTCCAACGAAATTAGGTACACCGATCGTAAATGCCCTGCTAACGAAAGATTCTGCCTGCGTACCAATATGTAGACGATCGTCAGATTCAGATCTTAGTATCACGCCCAAAG GCAGTTCATGTCCGCTTGATAAGAGCATAGGCATTATACGGAATTATGGAGCAAACAATGGCAACGCAAAGTCTATCATGATAATGAACTATGACATGTTAGAAATGTTAGAATATCCCTTTTTCACCATGACTAAATATCCAGCCGGAATCATCCGATACATAG GCGCTACAGTGACCGCACGATCCGTAAAACTATTGGAGCGTGTACCGAATCCTAACGAACCCGAAACCCGTGACAGTTGGTGGAATGAGATACGGACGGAAGTGCGATCGCATGCTCGTTCATTAGGATGCAATGTTATTCTCGGTTACGTAGAACAAACGACAATTGA TGACGACATCTGTGTACTTTCGGCTACTGGTACTGCGGCAGTTATAAACCTACAGTTTGGCAGTGATATGTGGATGGCTGATGCATCGCTGAATGCTTCGGGAGAAGCGGGTACTGAAACCATTGGCAAGGAGCATATGACATCTTCACTCGATCGGCAGGACTTTGACCGGGAATGCAGCGGATCGAGAGAACAAACCCCGAATACGGTAGAAGGAGACGGCATTTACGATGGAATCACCGGATTAGGCAATAAATGTACAATATGCCACGTGCCGTACTCTCTCGGATCAGTGAACTTTCGCATCAATGCAGTGAAATGTTCCATGTGCAA AAATGGCATTGTCCCGGATGTGTTAATCACTACCATCGAAATCCCAGACGGTGTACCAGTGTCTGGGCGCGGAAGTCTTATACAAGCTCAAACTATTCGCTCTAAACGGGACCTGAAGGGAGAagcaaacggaaaggaaatatCGGACGCGCTTCCGTTTCTGGAGTACGAATTGCACAAGCTGCTTgtaaacaaactaaaaattaAGGGAATGAACGCTATTTTTGGATTGCGATCAAACATAACGATTGGAGAGAAAACGATCGCGCTGATCGCGACCGGTACGGGCGTTTTTATAACGGCCCTGCCGAAACCCTTGCTTCCACAAATTGTTGATAGTAGCACGATTCCTGATGAACGCAAAATACAGGTACTGCAAAAGCTGGTACAGGACATCGTGGAGCAGAACATACAGGCGTACCAGCTGCAGTGTGTTTACGATTCCGATTCTGAGCAGTTGCAGACCAACACGATGGGTTCGAGTGTGCGGGAAGAACGGGATGGTAAGGAGCTGGATTTGGTATGCATGCAGAAATCGGCCTGTATATTCGAGATTGATGATATGGTCGATTTGGATTTACTCTCGTTCGAAAAAGAATCGGAGATTGCACCAGA TGGTTTCTATGTGGCCAACTTACAAACGATGCCAGGCATTGCAACAGACGTGCTAGATAACGTACGACAGTTTCAGCTGTTCACTCAAGTCTGGCGAGCCAAGTTGCCCTACACGATGCAGCTTGTAACGACGAGAAATCTCAACCAGCGCTTCCAAGGATTGCTGAAACTAATCTATTACAAGCTTCGATCCATGCGACCCTGCGTTTTGTGCGATTTGCGTTACAAGCTGGACTTTCCCGAAGCGGACGAAATACAGATCGTCATGTCGGGCATGACGCTCGGGCTCGGTGACGGCACAACCCGGCTGAAGCGAAAATGCAGCACACAAAACCATCACACACCTGGACCTTCACCATCCGTGCACGCCGGCACAGTTAGAGAGCACTCAGTACCAATAAGAAGTAACAATG ATGAcgaaatgatgttttctttgGATGAAGATTCGATGGACACATCAGGGCCACCGTCAGTACCGGCCACCACACCGGTACCGTCAATTGTAAAAAGTTTAAAACCTCGGGGCACAAAATCGGTGACATCTTCGTACCATAGCAAAATCAACCGGTCTGCTAAAATG ATACCTTTAAAGGACGGTTACGGGGTGGACATTACAACGTTAAGCTACATTCCCGGCGGTAAGATCGAAAAGTATCTCGGGAATCTCAACTTTTTCTTCATCCGTGAGTGTACCTCCATCCGCGAGACTGGTGGAATATGTGGATTTGTGCATAGTTTCATTTCGGAAGTGCTGTCCATCGTACGATCGCATGTTACATCTCTTGGCGGTAATGCAATGATCGCGTTCTATCTGAACGATTTAACGCTACTGGACAACGTGCACAAGAATCAG GGGCAATGTCTCATCAGCGTTGGTGGCGACGTGGTTTTCGTATCGTTCCACAAGGATgataaatga
- the LOC128298503 gene encoding C2 domain-containing protein 5 isoform X2, translating into MPGKVKVKVLAGRNLPVMDRSSDTTDAFVEIKLGNVTYKTDVCRKTLNPHWNSEWYTFEVEDAELQDEPLQVRLMDYDTYTANDAIGKVYINLSPLSHSTSKSRTGKGSLMSGWLPVYDTIHGVRGEIHVIVKVDLFTDFNKFRQSSCGVLFFHSSNIPYGYSIAMYHGFVEELVVNDDPEYQWIDKIRTPRASNEARQLAFMKLSAQVQRKIGIKAMEMGANAVIGYMQCYDLEGDVGVVARGIGTAVSLTKINESFSQHIGEEILVEEHKLSGSSDFGDAPRRTIGISAEGNNHASGNSPTKLGTPIVNALLTKDSACVPICRRSSDSDLSITPKGSSCPLDKSIGIIRNYGANNGNAKSIMIMNYDMLEMLEYPFFTMTKYPAGIIRYIGATVTARSVKLLERVPNPNEPETRDSWWNEIRTEVRSHARSLGCNVILGYVEQTTIDDDICVLSATGTAAVINLQFGSDMWMADASLNASGEAGTETIGKEHMTSSLDRQDFDRECSGSREQTPNTVEGDGIYDGITGLGNKCTICHVPYSLGSVNFRINAVKCSMCKNGIVPDVLITTIEIPDGVPVSGRGSLIQAQTIRSKRDLKGEANGKEISDALPFLEYELHKLLVNKLKIKGMNAIFGLRSNITIGEKTIALIATGTGVFITALPKPLLPQIVDSSTIPDERKIQVLQKLVQDIVEQNIQAYQLQCVYDSDSEQLQTNTMGSSVREERDGKELDLVCMQKSACIFEIDDMVDLDLLSFEKESEIAPDGFYVANLQTMPGIATDVLDNVRQFQLFTQVWRAKLPYTMQLVTTRNLNQRFQGLLKLIYYKLRSMRPCVLCDLRYKLDFPEADEIQIVMSGMTLGLGDGTTRLKRKCSTQNHHTPGPSPSVHAGTVREHSVPIRSNNDDEMMFSLDEDSMDTSGPPSVPATTPVPSIVKSLKPRGTKSVTSSYHSKINRSAKMDGYGVDITTLSYIPGGKIEKYLGNLNFFFIRECTSIRETGGICGFVHSFISEVLSIVRSHVTSLGGNAMIAFYLNDLTLLDNVHKNQGQCLISVGGDVVFVSFHKDDK; encoded by the exons ATGCCAGGAAAAGTGAAGGTGAAAGTGCTTGCGGGCAGGAATCTGCCCGTAATGGACCGAAGCAGCGATACGACGGACGCGTTCGTGGAAATCAAGCTCGGTAACGTGACGTACAAAACTGATGTTTGTAGGAAAACGTTGAACCCGCACTGGAACTCGGAATGGTACACGTTTGAG GTGGAAGATGCAGAGTTGCAGGATGAACCGCTTCAGGTCCGGCTGATGGATTACGATACCTATACGGCAAATGATGCGATTGGCAAAGTGTACATTAATCTCAGCCCGCTTTCACA CTCTACTAGTAAATCCAGGACAGGGAAAGGTTCCCTTATGTCCGGTTGGTTACCGGTGTACGACACAATCCATGGAGTACGCGGGGAAATCCACGTTATTGTAAAGGTAGATCTGTTCACCGACTTTAATAAGTTTCGCCAAAGTTCTTGTGGCGTATTGTTCTTCCATT CATCCAATATACCGTATGGCTACAGCATTGCTATGTACCATGGATTCGTAGAGGAGCTAGTCGTTAATGATGATCCTGAGTATCAGTGGATTGATAAGATTCGTACACCACGTGCATCGAACGAAGCCCGTCAGCTAGCATTTATGAAGCTATCGGCACAA GTACAACGCAAAATTGGAATAAAAGCAATGGAAATGGGTGCCAACGCTGTGATAGGTTACATGCAGTGTTACGATCTGGAAGGCGATGTAGGCGTAGTGGCACGTGGCATTGGCACTGCCGTTTCGTTGACAAAGATAAACGAATCATTTTCACAGCACATTGGCGAAGAAATCCTGGTGGAAGA ACACAAACTATCAGGAAGTTCCGATTTTGGTGATGCTCCCCGAAGAACGATAGGAATTAGCGCGGAAGGGAACAACCACGCATCTGGCAACAGTCCAACGAAATTAGGTACACCGATCGTAAATGCCCTGCTAACGAAAGATTCTGCCTGCGTACCAATATGTAGACGATCGTCAGATTCAGATCTTAGTATCACGCCCAAAG GCAGTTCATGTCCGCTTGATAAGAGCATAGGCATTATACGGAATTATGGAGCAAACAATGGCAACGCAAAGTCTATCATGATAATGAACTATGACATGTTAGAAATGTTAGAATATCCCTTTTTCACCATGACTAAATATCCAGCCGGAATCATCCGATACATAG GCGCTACAGTGACCGCACGATCCGTAAAACTATTGGAGCGTGTACCGAATCCTAACGAACCCGAAACCCGTGACAGTTGGTGGAATGAGATACGGACGGAAGTGCGATCGCATGCTCGTTCATTAGGATGCAATGTTATTCTCGGTTACGTAGAACAAACGACAATTGA TGACGACATCTGTGTACTTTCGGCTACTGGTACTGCGGCAGTTATAAACCTACAGTTTGGCAGTGATATGTGGATGGCTGATGCATCGCTGAATGCTTCGGGAGAAGCGGGTACTGAAACCATTGGCAAGGAGCATATGACATCTTCACTCGATCGGCAGGACTTTGACCGGGAATGCAGCGGATCGAGAGAACAAACCCCGAATACGGTAGAAGGAGACGGCATTTACGATGGAATCACCGGATTAGGCAATAAATGTACAATATGCCACGTGCCGTACTCTCTCGGATCAGTGAACTTTCGCATCAATGCAGTGAAATGTTCCATGTGCAA AAATGGCATTGTCCCGGATGTGTTAATCACTACCATCGAAATCCCAGACGGTGTACCAGTGTCTGGGCGCGGAAGTCTTATACAAGCTCAAACTATTCGCTCTAAACGGGACCTGAAGGGAGAagcaaacggaaaggaaatatCGGACGCGCTTCCGTTTCTGGAGTACGAATTGCACAAGCTGCTTgtaaacaaactaaaaattaAGGGAATGAACGCTATTTTTGGATTGCGATCAAACATAACGATTGGAGAGAAAACGATCGCGCTGATCGCGACCGGTACGGGCGTTTTTATAACGGCCCTGCCGAAACCCTTGCTTCCACAAATTGTTGATAGTAGCACGATTCCTGATGAACGCAAAATACAGGTACTGCAAAAGCTGGTACAGGACATCGTGGAGCAGAACATACAGGCGTACCAGCTGCAGTGTGTTTACGATTCCGATTCTGAGCAGTTGCAGACCAACACGATGGGTTCGAGTGTGCGGGAAGAACGGGATGGTAAGGAGCTGGATTTGGTATGCATGCAGAAATCGGCCTGTATATTCGAGATTGATGATATGGTCGATTTGGATTTACTCTCGTTCGAAAAAGAATCGGAGATTGCACCAGA TGGTTTCTATGTGGCCAACTTACAAACGATGCCAGGCATTGCAACAGACGTGCTAGATAACGTACGACAGTTTCAGCTGTTCACTCAAGTCTGGCGAGCCAAGTTGCCCTACACGATGCAGCTTGTAACGACGAGAAATCTCAACCAGCGCTTCCAAGGATTGCTGAAACTAATCTATTACAAGCTTCGATCCATGCGACCCTGCGTTTTGTGCGATTTGCGTTACAAGCTGGACTTTCCCGAAGCGGACGAAATACAGATCGTCATGTCGGGCATGACGCTCGGGCTCGGTGACGGCACAACCCGGCTGAAGCGAAAATGCAGCACACAAAACCATCACACACCTGGACCTTCACCATCCGTGCACGCCGGCACAGTTAGAGAGCACTCAGTACCAATAAGAAGTAACAATG ATGAcgaaatgatgttttctttgGATGAAGATTCGATGGACACATCAGGGCCACCGTCAGTACCGGCCACCACACCGGTACCGTCAATTGTAAAAAGTTTAAAACCTCGGGGCACAAAATCGGTGACATCTTCGTACCATAGCAAAATCAACCGGTCTGCTAAAATG GACGGTTACGGGGTGGACATTACAACGTTAAGCTACATTCCCGGCGGTAAGATCGAAAAGTATCTCGGGAATCTCAACTTTTTCTTCATCCGTGAGTGTACCTCCATCCGCGAGACTGGTGGAATATGTGGATTTGTGCATAGTTTCATTTCGGAAGTGCTGTCCATCGTACGATCGCATGTTACATCTCTTGGCGGTAATGCAATGATCGCGTTCTATCTGAACGATTTAACGCTACTGGACAACGTGCACAAGAATCAG GGGCAATGTCTCATCAGCGTTGGTGGCGACGTGGTTTTCGTATCGTTCCACAAGGATgataaatga
- the LOC128298505 gene encoding innexin inx1, with the protein MFKLLGGLKQYFKWQDIQTDNIVFRLHNTFTTALLLACSLIITATQYVGNPISCIVGGVPPHVVNTFCWIASTFTMPDAFRRQVGREVAHPGIANDFDDEDAKKYYTYYQWVCFVLFFQAIACYTPKFIWDAVEGGLMRMIVMGLNRGACKEQEKCAKKQVLLDYLLTHLKRHKIYAIRYWVCEALCFVNIIVQLWLMNRFFNGEFLSYGWDVLQYSDQPQEQRADPMVFVFPRVTKCNFYKYGASGSIQKHDAMCILPLNIVNEKTYIFIWFWFIILATFLAGLIIYRTVIICVPSVRSKLLNARNRMVPRAVAKTISAHLDLGDWWIVYMLARNLDPIIFKDVATELAKRIELNDADENDQNEKKRMH; encoded by the exons ATGTTTAAGCTACTCGGAGGATTGAAACAGTACTTCAAATGGCAAGACATCCAGACGGATAATATCGTGTTCCGGCTTCACAACACCTTCACCACCGCACTACTACTCGCGTGCAGTTTGATTATAACCGCCACACAGTATGTGGGCAACCCGATCAGCTGCATCGTTGGCGGTGTTCCACCGCATGTCGTCAACACGTTTTGCTGGATCGCTAGTACCTTCACAATGCCGGATGCGTTCCGCAGACAG GTTGGACGTGAAGTAGCACATCCCGGTATTGCGAACGATTTTGATGACGAAGATGCGAAGAAATATTACACCTACTATCAGTGGGTCTGTTTCGTGCTGTTCTTCCAG GCTATCGCTTGTTACACTCCTAAGTTCATCTGGGACGCTGTGGAAGGAGGTTTGATGCGAATGATTGTGATGGGACTCAACCGAGGTGCATGCAAGGAGCAGGAGAAGTGTGCCAAGAAGCAGGTACTGCTCGACTACCTGTTGACTCACCTAAAGCGACACAAGATCTACGCAATACGCTACTGGGTCTGCGAAGCACTGTGTTTCGTCAACATAATTGTACAGCTGTGGTTGATGAATCGATTCTTCAACGGTGAGTTCCTTTCGTACGGATGGGACGTTTTGCAATACTCGGACCAGCCACAGGAGCAACGGGCCGATCCGATGGTGTTTGTgttcccacgtgtcaccaaaTGTAACTTCTACAAGTATGGTGCGTCCGGATCGATTCAAAAGCACGACGCCATGTGCATTTTACCGCTGAACATCGTTAACGAAAAGACGTACATCTTTATCTGGTTTTGGTTTATCATCTTAGCCACCTTTTTGGCGGGACTGATCATATACAG AACTGTCATCATTTGTGTGCCTTCGGTGCGATCGAAGCTGCTGAACGCACGAAACCGCATGGTGCCTCGTGCTGTCGCGAAAACCATTTCTGCGCACCTGGATCTTGGGGACTGGTGGATCGTGTATATGCTCGCTCGAAATCTCGATCCAATCATATTTAAGGACGTTGCAACGGAGCTCGCGAAACGTATCGAGTTGAACGATGCGGACGAAAATGATCAGAACGAAAAGAAGCGAATGCACTAG
- the LOC128297383 gene encoding innexin inx7 — protein MLNTFSVLSPHLKFKYKFVTIDNLAFKFHYRATFIMLLVCTLLVTSRQYIGEHIRCITGGSIPEHVINTFCFFTTTFTVIRHYNESLLQDGVLPHPGIGPMYSEDPVKHHAYYQWVPFILFLQALTFYAPHLLWRMNEGGRLKNLVDGLHMAHLSEHYTAKANIAIGPKYTLLSRDTVDAKLQTVKREFSNHFMVQRHWASRHIFCEVLNLLNCILQIVFTNIFLGRKFWNLGPAFIQEDFKGTMDVLDTVFPKVTKCHFYKYGPTGSIQKHDALCIMALNVINEKIFTFLWFWYVVLFCVSVLAILWRILTLILHNRSFKFTALILSFASPGRLNPQDVEIITKRLRFTEWLFLYYLAKNMDAHLFRKVLRQITDELRQPAEDELDDQGIDMVDGGHDVDDCDTEMVKLRYEGEHKKA, from the exons ATGCTCAATACATTTTCCGTGCTTTCGCCACACCTGAAGTTTAAGTATAAGTTCGTTACGATCGACAACTTGGCGTTTAAGTTCCATTATCGGGCCACGTTTATTATGCTGCTAGTGTGTACCCTTCTAGTGACATCCAG ACAGTACATTGGAGAGCACATCCGGTGTATTACGGGTGGTTCTATACCGGAGCATGTCATCAACACGTTCTGCTTCTTCACCACCACGTTTACCGTCATACGACACTACAACGAATCGTTGCTGCAGGATGGAGTGCTGCCACATCCGGGCATCGGTCCCATGTACAGCGAAGATCCGGTGAAGCACCATGCCTACTACCAGTGGGTTCCGTTCATTCTATTCCTGCAGGCACTGACGTTCTACGCCCCACATCTGCTGTGGCGTATGAACGAAG GTGGTCGGTTGAAGAATCTCGTCGATGGCTTACACATGGCACACCTCAGCGAACACTATACGGCCAAAGCGAACATTGCGATCGGTCCCAAGTATACGCTCCTGTCACGGGACACCGTGGATGCGAAACTGCAAACGGTAAAGCGCGAGTTTTCTAACCACTTCATGGTCCAGCGGCACTGGGCCTCGCGGCACATCTTCTGCGAGGTACTGAATCTCCTCAACTGCATACTGCAGATCGTctttaccaacatttttcTCGGGCGAAAATTCTGGAACCTTGGTCCAGCCTTTATACAGGAAGACTTTAAAGGCACGATGGATGTGCTCGATACGGTCTTCCCGAAGGTGACCAAGTGCCACTTCTACAAGTACGGTCCGACTGGATCGATCCAGAAACATGACGCCCTGTGCATAATGGCGCTGAACGTGATTAATGAGAAGATTTTCACCTTCCTGTGGTTTTGGTACGTGGTGCTGTTCTGTGTGTCCGTGTTGGCCATTTTGTGGCGCATACTAACATTAATCCTGCACAACAG ATCGTTCAAGTTCACGGCACTGATCCTATCGTTTGCCAGTCCAGGACGGTTAAATCCGCAGGATGTGGAGATTATTACCAAAAGGTTGCGTTTCACGGAATGGCTGTTCCTGTACTATCTGGCCAAAAACATGGATGCACATCTGTTTCGCAAGGTGTTGCGTCAGATAACGGATGAGCTGAGACAGCCGGCCGAGGACGAACTGGACGATCAGGGCATCGACATGgtcgatggcggacacgacgTGGACGATTGTGATACAGAGATGGTTAAACTGCGATACGAAGGTGAACACAAGAAGGCTTAA